TTGCTTAGACAACAACATTATCATGTTGCGTTGGGGTGCTATCACAACCTCCTCCTCTACTTTGCAATAGAGTGGTGAAGAATGGGTCATCATCAAAATGTGTGTCCAtccttgaaaaatattaatatttcaagGAGTCAGACAAATTGCCCAATAGTCAACATCATATTGCAACTTCTCAGTCCATATATCATTTAAAATGACATCATTTTGTAGAACCAAATTAGAACATTGTTTTGAGATCAAAGGAGAATTTCATAATTGATACAACCAAGACATTATTAGAAACATGGCCAGAAACAGAGTTTTGAAGAAAGAATACTAACTGaaacaaggaaagaaagaaaaaaaaaatagtaaaaaaaaaaaaactgcaaacTGACATAAAACAGCTTATACATTATCAAAAACATGGCCAGAAACATAGAGTTTTGAAGAAATAATACTAACTAaaacaaggaaagaaaggaaaaaaaaaaaagagtaaaaaaaaactgtaaactGACAGAAAACAGCTTATGCATTATCAGAAACATGGCTAGAAACAGAAAGTTTTGAAGAAAGAATACTAActgaaataaggaaagaaagaaaaaaaaaaagtaaaaaaaaaaaaaaaaactgcaaacTGATAGAAAACAGCTTATGCATTATCAGAAACATGGCTAGAAACAGAGAGTTTTGAAGAAAGAATACTAACTGaaacaaggaaagaaagaaaaaaaaaaagagtaaaaaaaaaaaaacaactaattGACAGAAAACTTCCGCATGCATTATCAGAAACATGATACAATTACAAACATCAATGAGGGAttcagaaatatataaaaaaaaatacaagtataAAGAaatagggaaaagaaaaggcatGAAATATATAAGTGTGTGTGTTTGAACCAAATACATGTATACTGAACATCATCCAAGTATAGTTTGATCCTTATCCAAATCTAGACTTGCTTAAGCAATCTCAAAAATCTCATATGAAAAACACTTGTAGTCAAAGATGTATCAATAGCAAAACCAAGACTCAAACTgcagttttcatttttatagaaGGATACATGATGTAAAAATGCAAGGGCAGATGGCATTGTTTGGAAAGACATATCCAAGTAGGTGTAAATCGCATATGAAGGGAAATAGGTGAAGGAAAGATGATCATTAATACATATTCATGAGATTTCAAAAACTGAGGGGAAGGATGTTTTCGTTTACATTTTTCTGATGATCAATACATATTCATGAGTTTCATTCCTTTTACCAAATCCTCCTTCCCAAACCAAACAGGCCCCAGTGAAACCAGTCTCTATTTATGCTCTATTTACAGATTAATAGAGGCATGAACCATTCCAAAAAACCTAACTGAACTCCTACTTTGTAACTTTAAACACTGACACAGTCCAAACTGCAAATTAATTCAAGAGAGCTGTAAAAAATAGATCTTCTACTCGTGTATGTCTCCACTTTTTCACTGCCATTTTAGGACTATTAGGTCTACCAGCAAGAGTTCATGCCAACAACTACAGACTAAGAATTTCCCAAcacattgaagaaaaataaaatagccaAACAATAGTCCATTTACAACAATGTCACGCAAAAACCCCAAACAACATGATCAAGCAACGTCAAACAATTCTAAAGGGTTCAAGCACTTCCAAATTACATTATGCCACCAATTTCTCGCCCAAAGGCAggaaaaaagacaagaaaaaacGTATCGTATACcatttcatcttaaaaaaaaaaatgcatttacCCAAACAAGGGTGAAGGGAAAGAAGGGAGAGCGGGtagaagaaaaacaataaatttaaTCTTTGGACTCGGTACAGTAGCTCTTCAAGTCTGGCGAGTTTGCTATAATCACTGTAGCATTTATGTCAAACTTTTAAAGTTTGACTAGGCCATTGCAAAGTATTTTTGTATAAATACTGGCTATTTTAGACCTGCATATGGCAATGCTCTTAGGCATAACCttgtcttcttccttttctctttctaaCATTTGCtcatcaaatatataattaaaatgtaCTTGACTAAAACGTGTGGTTCTAAATGATTGTTTGTACTCGTAAAGTGTTGAATGTTGGATCTTAAGGAGAGTGAATAAGATTGTTAGACGATGATAATCACATAAGATCAAGAACAATAAGATGTAtctgtaaaattaaaataataaaaatcaaagagTTAGTAAACAatgaagcattttttttttttttgaaaggaacaaTGAAGCATTAAGAAAGGATTATTACAATATCCACataatatattacaaatatatttcacaattatattttgaaatgagaattttttttataaagtgatattatttttaaaaagtatttaaaaaaatatcacttattttaaaacatagagtaaaatgttatgaaaaatattgtgcatttatatttttttgttaagaaaattgtaatttgCATCCCTACAATAATCggttagagcattggcattagTATCTCCATATATAAATGCAAACACATATGTACATAATTAGACCCTGCATTGAATTATGCATATCTAAAACTTTACATAGTTATGAATAATGTTTCAACAATTTTAGAGATTTACTATTCACTCTTCAAAtactattttaataattttttttctctcatcccactctctctctctcacaatactttttctctttttcctcccTTAACAACACGACAAAACTGTCACTTTCACCTTTaccttcattttattattataatatgttattttattattattttttttatatttttaatataatatataaaaacataatattttaacttaaagaTGCATAAAATAATAGgagtttttttaaatgaaaaaaaacaatttctaaaacatataattttgcattttcatattaaaaagaaaaaatctaattataagtataattatgtattaatatgtgtactaatttattatgattggtcaaaaagtaaattttattgaaaatagaactaatttaaattttaagtataaaaaaattaatattaatatgtaaattaatgcgcaactttacttatatatacAAAACTCTATTAAAAAACCAATGCTAGTGcaacgaataattgataaccgCCTACGTTGAACAGATGAAGTGAAgaactaaggaaaaaaaaaaaaaagctagtgGGTAAACTCGTCATTTCATCTTTCCAGATCTGTCGCGGCTATATATACCCCTCAGCTACAAAAGCTAGGGTATAAAAAGCCCCAAATCTCTCCGCCATAAACTCTTCGAGAGCGAACGTTAAACAAGACAAGGCTCAGACGAAAAGCTCCTCTACCTTCTAGCCAACCGATCATCTCGTAACCTTCGATTCCTCCgccatttttattatttctttcgtTTCATGGTTTCTTTTATTGTTAATATCTCTCTAGTCTCTACATCCTGCTAGGTTTTGTCCACGATCGATACTTTTATGTCTTCTTTTTCGATTCCATATGCTTCGATTTCTTTAAGTGCTTAAATTCTCAATTCACGTGTGTAAATGTTCAGATCTCGTGTGGTGACGGATAATGGCCACGTTCGAACTTTACCGGAGGTCGACGATCGGGATGTGCCTGACCGAGACTTTGGACGAGATGGTTCAGAACGGCACTCTTAGTCCTGAGCTGGCAATTCAGGTTCTTGTGCAGTTTGACAAGGTACGGTTAGGCCCGGTTTGTCTTTTGTTACTGTTTCTGACTTTTAGATTTCAGCATTGGGGGGAGGCGTTTGGTCTTTATTGATggttttttaatcattatcatGTTTAGTCTATGACTGAAGCTTTGGAAGATCAAGTGAAAAGTAAGGTCACCATTAaggtaagttttttattttagttttctttctttttaatgtttttttacccctcttatctaaaattaaagcttgttttattttgctttcttgttttttcttaaTGTTCTTGCAGTGAGTTAAATAGTTTAGAATTTTCTCATTATTAGAATTTTCTAGTTATTGATTTTCCGAGCTTTGTGCTCTTTTTAGTAGAAATTTGATGTTCTTCATGCTAAATGATGAGAAATCACATCGTTGACGCTATGAGATTAAGAAACCATATTTATTGCAGATATTGAGTAGTAAAGGAGGAGAAGTATGAAAGTTCATTGCGGTCTTATATGGTATCTACATaattaccattggtttctgtcaAGACTTCTAATgtagtttagatagtgagatgagatgagatgattttatatgaaagttgagagttgaataaaatattgttagaatattatttttagtattattattgttttgagatttgaaaatgttgaattgtttattatattttgtgcgggaatttggaaaagttgtaatgataaaatgagatgagatgaaaacgtttttgtatccaaactaaGTTTTATGTCACTAACCAATCCAGCACAACCTAGTGGTCGAAGGACGGGTTTGGGATGAGCTGTAAACTCAGAAATcctgaaattttttaaattctacaCTAGGATTTCCCTTGGATAACAAAATATGAGGTTATGACGGGTAAGGTGGTGTATCTGAGGTTTAGTCCTGACTCCTGAATCCTCAAGGGTGGGTCTAAAAGGCCTTGCCTCAGTGAGGTTCCACGTTATCAAAACTGTTTTTATGCTACttgtaaaataaatgaaataggtTTTATGTTGTACCCTGAATTTGCCCAAAATTATGGCCACAATTTTGTAGAAGAAAGGCATCACTGCTTTCTTACTGGACTAATGCTTACTATTTAAAAAGACTTGGTCTAGTGCTGTAATGTTAATATCACAGAAGAAGAAGGAACCTTGGGCTTTGCTTGTCAGTGGGGCAAACTTTATTTATGGTGATCAAAGCTAAATGTAGTGGCTGCCTTTCTTCTTGACATCCTTATAATTTCAATTGATTAAGTTGTTAGATTACCATAGATGCACGTCACATGTCCCTGAGTTGGCATGCATTGTAAGTTCTTCTATATATGACCTTTATAACATCGTTTTCTTTTGCCAGGAGTTTACTATTGTGTGTCAGTTTCTATTTCATGCTTCACCACTCTCTTTGTCAGCTAATTTGGAACGTAATTTGAAAGCCATTTGACCCAGGCAATAATGCTGTCTGGAAACTACCTCAGGGAATATATCATCTTTTGATGATTTAGTTTAGTTTAGGAAAATGGAAGTGCTTGGAATATTCATCTCTAGATAACCTTTAAATGCACCATCAATTCAATTTAGGAGTTGTTGCCAGACAGGTTCAAAGAATATTTGCTCTTCCACAAATGAAGGGGAAATTTTCAAGTTTATTTCCTCAAACCTCAAAACTACAAATTCTCTCTCACTAACTAAACAAAGAAAAGGCTTTTAAGGGGTCAAAGTGAAGTAGAATTGAGGGAGGAAGCGGTCTGCAAGCTAGGCTAAgaataagaaattaattaaatggaTGAAATCCTGTTGAAGTTCGTTGCTTTAAGAATATCATGGTGACTACCTCCAACACTCATCTTTATTGGAAGAATGTATGATGAGAGAACATTGCAGTCTTCTTTCAATGGTTCTCTTGTAAATGGGCattgcttctttttttaaataatatttctactaTTTCTGTTCATATGATATAGGAGCAATGGATGCTATCATATTTCATGCTTAAAATGGTAGCAATCTAATGCTGAGTGTACCCCATAGAAGGGTATAATGGGTATTGAATATTTCTTGGGATTAgaagtttcattttgaatttgCATGTATTCACGACCGTGtgcccacacacacacccacacacacacacacataaaacAGCATTGGCACTCAGTTGAGATTTGAGACGGAATAATTTATTCTATACAACCCCATGCAAGTTTCTTGTTTTATGAAGAAGAAGTCGAGGTAATTAGACTCCTTAATCTGTGCACTGCATTAAAATTCCATGGGTTGAGCTTGTCATTGGTTCTTCAGCTGACAGCCGACAGGTCAAACGCATTATAGcaatttttcctttcattttttttctacttAATACATTTCAATGAACTATATCAGCATTTTGATATTGATATATGGACGTTTCTGAATTCTGATCTTTGTTTCCTTGCTTCTGCTACAGGGACATCTGCACACTTACAGATTTTGCGACAACGTTTGGACCTTCATCTTACAGGATGCTTTGTTTAAGAGTGAGGAATGCCAGGAGACTGTTGGCCAGGTGAAAATTGTGGCGTGTGATTCAAGGCTGCTCACGCAATGAAATGCCCGGAGTCAGTTGCCTGTTTAATAAGGAGAATTTTACTGTCCCTTTGTTGGAAGTAGAGGGACATGCTGGCAAGGAAGAAAGTGGGAGCTGGTCTGATTACCTGCAGGAACTTTGTAACTGTAAGACATTGAACGTAAATTGTAAAGCTATCACGCTCCAtgattataattatttgatgttaCATGTATTATGGTTCCAGTTCATTCGATGATTCTTCtttcttcatcctttttttttttttttttttatctttttaatcttttcttttctggttaagtaactttatttatttatttaccaagaAAGTAAAGGGCCTGAAGGCTGCAGTAAACGTGGGATATACCATGGACAGCAAGCGCTTCTTCGAGACAGGATACAAGCGGACGGTCCAAAATTCCACAAAGTTTCTTATCCTCTATTCCAGCGAGAAGACGCCATCAGTGTATTTAGATTGAAAAACGAAGCGCCGAGAGACTGCAGTGTATCTGGAGACTGGATAGGACCGGAAGCGAAAAGAGACGAAATGAATGGGGGCGAAGATCCTCAATAATTTCCTCTGGATTGAATGTGGTAAGAAGCTAACTAAATTGACCATGGAGCCTGGAGGAGATTATTGTGCTGTTTGGTGAACTTAAAAAAGagaatttttcattcttttaaaaagacaatttttttcatatttcaatatttattaaagaaaaatgtgTCTATACtcacaatatttattaatagaaaatttCTAAACATAAGtccacacaccacacatttttttttttaatttttttcttttaccaaatatttggtatatggataatgagtagaaaattttaattagtttaaaaataataaaatctaaaaataattttaaaaaaattttaaaaaataaaaaaagtgaggtGTGTGGGACTTgtgagtagcaaaactcttattaatatatataaccataCAAATAggttagaattttaaaatttaaaattagatgaaaaaaattgataaaatattatagacatttaatacatatacaaaaattttatacacagtcacttttatatatttttttatgcactccactaatgtgattgattgcattatttttttaatataaaataacttctttaatcaatcacattaataaaatatataaaaattactgTATTAAAAGAATTCATTTGAGACTTGTAACTAGCATTAAGTAGACTAAAAAAACCCTTGCCTCAAGTAGACGCTCCGTGACGGCTTTAACGGCAGAACTAGCGTTTTTTGTACGCGAGCAGTTAGCCATTTAGTGTATAAAACGCACCGTTCCGTCTTAATCTATTCATTCTCCCACAATCAAAAGGCGCGGACTTGGAAGAGTCGACCGTTGCTCATATCTAGGGTTTGCTTTTCCCGCTCGCTCCACAATCCTCCTGGTTTCTGTCTCACATAGATTCCTATTGCAGGCAGCAAGCTGGCGGTCGATGTGATTTCAGAATCCACATGGGGCGTCAGTTTTTTTTGTCGCTCTCGCAAGTGCGAAATTCTCTGTCAATTTGTGAATCGGAATATGGAACTTTTATCTTTACGAAGTTCTAAAGCATCCAGTTCTTTCCCATCTTTTTCTGAATCTTCGTTATTCGTTTTTTTGGATTATTCGAGTTCCCTTTGTTGGAAACCCTAACTTTTGTCCCTTTTTTAATTACCCATTGATCAATCAGGGATTATTGATGAGCTTTGTGATTAGAATTTCGTAATTATATAAAGGACAATTATTCGATTAAGTGAATcgtgaaaaggaaaataatcttTTTCCCTGTGGTTATTCTATACTAAATTGAAGGCAGTCTTATGGCATACACTTTTATAAAATTGGATCTTTTGCTACAATTAGACTTGGTTTGTAACACTATCGTTTGCAAATTAAAAGAAACCTTGATGTGTGATTCTACCTTTAAAGAGTCTACCAACATTCAACGACCTTACCTCGACTGGACCCTCGATGCCTATAAACAGGAAGCTTTTCTCTTTTCTGTGCGGTCTTCAAAACTCAGTtcattttctcacatgaaaaACGGCTATGGCATCTTCAAAGCCTACAAGCTCTTCCCAAGTTCCTCGAGTTCATCATTTTGAGCTCGTAGAAGGAACGCAACTTCAGGTAgtaattaccatttatgcacaTGAATTTTTGAGTTATTTAGAtacattttgaaatttttttactaaatctTATTGCTTGGTTTTATGCAGATTGATGTGATCGGATCTTCAAGTGGACGCAATGTTAGaattgaacttcaacttaggAACTGTACAACAACTTGGATACTCCACTGGGGTTGTATTTACCGTGGAAATACGTAAAGGCGAACTGGATACTGTTTTAACATACAAATACACTCACACATTGCATTTAGAATCAAtatttagatttcttttttctccat
This genomic window from Carya illinoinensis cultivar Pawnee chromosome 7, C.illinoinensisPawnee_v1, whole genome shotgun sequence contains:
- the LOC122315497 gene encoding transcription initiation factor IIA subunit 2-like, encoding MATFELYRRSTIGMCLTETLDEMVQNGTLSPELAIQVLVQFDKSMTEALEDQVKSKVTIKGHLHTYRFCDNVWTFILQDALFKSEECQETVGQVKIVACDSRLLTQ